The Girardinichthys multiradiatus isolate DD_20200921_A chromosome Y, DD_fGirMul_XY1, whole genome shotgun sequence genome has a window encoding:
- the LOC124863680 gene encoding E3 ubiquitin-protein ligase RNF25-like yields MAAETEVQSEIEVLQSIYLEELQVDRREDGGWEVSLVLYPSTAQDPVSQFVRLTLRLTLDQQYPSSSPVISIHNPRGLSDDKLSSVQRCLQAEAQSWLGSPVLYQLIEKAKEILTESNIPHGNCVICLYGFKEGETFTKTSCYHYFHSHCLGRYISHSERELRQREKELMEDKTRDGSSCQELTVVCPVCREPLTYDVSQLLSSPAPELPELDQAAIGSDFQRKWVELQKLLEKQRCSGGVINPEEESNRFLIHIQEAPPEAESGNPEVDASAGPPVFSSSNDSAIRAEHFVPGLSHFSDFRAHRYRNQARGPRRGGKPKPHSGQGAPITEQLEQLSLSSDCSDHSKMIRVQEDGGRQMQRHPESCRTRTGQKPQKQVDPNHLSASETDDPKDGANSGSGWGQRGRRRGPYRPAPHSGAPGPPQQHWDSRTRSRGGAPRRGHYARGLLQKVVERGREEVV; encoded by the exons ATGGCAGCGGAGACCGA GGTTCAGTCTGAGATCGAGGTGCTGCAGTCCATctacctggaggagctgcaggtggACAGGAGAGAGGACGG GGGCTGGGAGGTGAGTCTGGTTCTGTATCCTTCCACAGCTCAGGACCCTGTCTCTCAGTTTGTCCGTCTCACTCTTCGTCTGACCCTCGATCAGCAG TATCCCTCGTCATCTCCAGTCATCTCCATCCACAACCCACGTGGGCTCTCTGATGATAAACTCAGCAG CGTCCAGAGATGCCTCCAGGCAGAGGCTCAGTCGTGGCTCGGTTCACCGGTTCTGTATCAGCTCATCGAG aaagctaAAGAAATCCTGACTGAAAGCAATATTCCTCATGGAAACTGTGTCATTTGCCTTTATGGCTTTAAG GAGGGAGAGACTTTCACCAAGACGAGTTGCTACCACTACTTCCACTCGCACTGCCTCGGCCGCTACATCAGCCACTCTGAGCGGGAGCTCCGGCAGAGGGAGAAGGAGCTGATGGAGGATAAAACCAGAGATGGAAGCAGCTGTCAG GAGCTGACGGTGGTGTGTCCCGTCTGCAGAGAGCCTCTCACGTATGACGTCAGTCAGCTTTTATCATCTCCTGCACCAGAGCTGCCTGAG CTTGATCAGGCAGCGATCGGCTCAGACTTTCAGAGGAAGTGGGTGGAGCTCCAGAAGCTTCTGGAGAAGCAGAGGTGCAGCGGTGGGGTCATCAACCCTGAGGAGGAATCCAACCGCTTCCTGATCCACATCCAGGAG GCTCCTCCTGAGGCTGAAAGTGGAAACCCGGAGGTCGATGCTTCTGCTGGCCCCCCAGTGTTCTCCTCCTCTAATGATTCTGCCATCCGAGCGGAGCACTTTGTTCCTGGACTGTCCCACTTTAGTGACTTTCGGGCCCATAGGTATCGGAACCAGGCGAGGGGACCGAGAAGAGGAGGAAAGCCCAAACCCCATTCAGGGCAGGGTGCCCCCATCACAGAGCAGTTGGAGCAGCTCTCTCTGTCGTCAGACTGCTCTGATCACTCAAAGATGATCAGAGTTCAGGAAGACGGCGGCCGACAGATGCAAAGACACCCAGAGTCCTGTCGGACCAGAACGGGTCAGAAACCACAGAAGCAGGTTGATCCGAATCATCTGTCAGCTTCAGAAACTGACGACCCAAAAGATGGAGCCAACTCTGGTAGCGGCTGGGGTCAGCGAGGGAGAAGAAGGGGCCCCTACCGGCCTGCCCCACATTCTGGGGCCCCTGGACCTCCACAGCAGCACTGGGACAGCCGGACCAGAAGCCGAGGAGGCGCGCCTCGGCGGGGCCATTACGCCAGGGGCCTCCTACAGAAAGTGGTGGAGAGGGGGAGAGAGGAGGTGGTATGA